DNA sequence from the Nicotiana tomentosiformis chromosome 3, ASM39032v3, whole genome shotgun sequence genome:
TTATAACAACCAGGAAATTGTCTTGGGGAAAAAAGGAAGAGAGAAACAAATTCGGGGGCTGAAATGAGATAAGAGAGTAACGAGTTTTGTCCTTTAGCAAAGATAAGGGTTTAAGGGTGGAATTGGGAGTAAAAGAGAAAACCCACATTAGTACGTTATCCGACCCCCATTTTCTCACACGGCTGTAGCACATCAAGATTTCCTTTCATTTCGAGCGGAGAAAAAAAGGGTTGTGTCGTTACCATTTTCACTTCTCTAATGGGTGAGGGAAAGCAAGGAGTGATGGTAGTCGAAATGCCGAATAGCAGTAGCAGCCAGAACccaatagctcagttacagaacaaGTTCAAGGAATTGGAGATTGGGTTCAAGGGCTGGCTAGCTAAGCAGTCACTACCGGTTGAAGCCGCTGTGGTGACTGCAACCAGTGGACTACAGGGTGCTGCTATCGGTGGCTTTATGGGAACGCTTACACAGGATGTTTCTTCCTCTTTGCCTACTCCTCCCCCGGCTGCCAATCTCAATCCTCAAGCTATGGCCTCTTTTCAACAAGCCCAGGTGTTTGTTTTAGGTTAAATTTTTTGGGTATATTACTCCAtccgttctaatttatgtgaCATAGTTTGAATTGGCAGGTAGTtcaatgaagacttttgaaacttgtaaacTTCTAACTAAGGTTAAAATGAGAAGTGTAAAGTtaattgtttccaaatatagaAGTGTGTAATTCTTTTTAAAACGGACTGATAAGGGAATAGTGTCACATAAACTGAATGGAGGGAGTATCTATATGTTAACCGTAGTAGGTTTTGTTTCTTGAGTTCAGGAGTTGTTAAATGGGCTTTTATTGTGTTTATACCAAAATTGATAGTATTTACCTGCTTCGTTACTGTTACATATATGCTTTATATAGTTGTTTTACTTATAAGTTCTATCTGAAGTTAACTTATTCTATCATGAGTTAATATAAATGATGGTTAAGCCAGAACATCAGTGGAGGAATTCAAGTTGAAATCTTTAAGAATGACAAAGCTAATTTTTTTTTGATGGTTAAGgagtgtaattggtgttttggttTCAGGCTCTAGCAGGTGGTCCATTGGTACAGGCCCGTAATTTTGCTGTCATGACAGGTGTTAATGCTGGCATTTCttgtgtcttgaaaagaattagAGGCAAGGAGGATGTCCAGTCCAGGTATGCCTATTTTTACTGGATTCCTGTTAAACAAAATTTGCCAGTCAGCATTTATAATCAGGCTTGTTTACTAAAGTAAAGCCTCTAAGTGTTGATCGTTTCGATATTAAGTTGATTTTGCAGGAGAATCCTTAACTTTACTAATTTTTGTTTACACATTTCTATGTCCTCTATAGGTTAGATTTCAGAAGGATGTCCACACACACTACTTTTAGTAGTATAACAACGCTTAGGAATTTGGATACTGTCTCTCCTTCCCTAGGAAGAGGACATGCTTTCCCAAGTTGGCTCTCACTTGAGTATTACAAAAAAACCTTACTCCTCTCCCGTTAAAATTCTTGCATCCATTTCGGTTGCACATTTGGTTTTCGTTGTAGACCAGGTAAAGCAAATTAGGTTTCAATTTACACCTTTCATTTGAACCAACAAAGTCTTTTCGCTCTCTCTCTTCTCTAGCACTTTTACCTTTCTATTGTATTCATTTAAAAACATTTAGCAGTGTCCTGGTTTGCGACCTCATAGAACACAGAAACCCCAATCTGGTTTTCTGTTTTCGATTTTTATCCTTGACCTTTCATTTTTCCTTTTTGATCCTTTTTCTCCTTCCTCCACTCGTCGGCGAATTCTTTGAATGTGCATCTTTTTGTTTATGGTAGTTGTTTGAGATTGATAAATCATTTTTTGCAGTATGGCAGCTGCCTTTGGTTCTGGAGCACTGTTTTCACTAGTTAGTGGCATGGGTGGCCCAAATCCAGTACCCAATGCTTTGACATCTGGCATTTTCTTTGCCCTTGTTCAGGGTGGACTGTTTGAGGTAATATTGATGTAACAAATAGTATACAATGATGCACTCATGTCTCTAAGCAACCCCCCTtcgagaaagagagagagaagtcTCTATATCACAACTTCTTCATATATCTGTGGAGAAAAGATGAAAGTTTATTTATATTAATGTGACAATATCTGTGTGCTTAATTATAAATAAAACATAATAATAGTATTGGCATGCTATATTATAATAGTATGGCAAAGTTGGTCTGATTTGTTTTTTAACCTTTTACTTTATGACTGGAGTTTGGTTCAATCCAGTACTCTGTATTCTCGTGTCACTAGACTTATATGTCTGATATTATGCCAATCCCTTAGTTTGAATTGTTGTTTTTCCTCCTCAAGTTTTGAGTTTGGTTTCTTTATCAGAATAATAACGCCAATCCTACCAATGAAGTACAGTAGCTGTGACTtgatacagttcctgttcattgTCATCCTAATTTGTTTTTGTTTCTAGGTCCCTTCTCAGTTAACAGGTGTACATTAGAACCGAGAACTTAAATATGAGATTTCAGTGTATTTAATGGATGCACTAGATTGGACTTCTAACATGAGCAGTAAGAATGTGGATTTCCTCACTGTTTGAAAATTAAAATATCTAGTTCACCAATATCCTGATCTTTTAAGTTTTCTGTATGTTCTTTCTCTCCCCCTCTCCTCTCTTTTAAAGGTAGACGTTCAGTATTATGGATAAGTTTATAATTGGCAGGTGATACTTCAATAGAAATTTTCGAGTAGTCAAATAAAAGTTCAAGTTAATCTTGGCCCGAAGGCTTTGGTCTAATGATAAGAGCACAACACATGATGTGTGGGTTAGGCATACATCACTGGTTCAAACCCTGCCTCAAACAGAAGGCtgatatttaagtggagaagggttgAAGGGCAGGCTCATTATCCATCGAGTTTCAAATCGTGCGCCACTGGCCTCGGCAATTTCTCAGATTATCCACAAAAAAATGAGTTAATCTCAATCAAGCTAGATTATAAATCCTCTATTTGTGTCATTAATGGAGCTTCTTACGGCCAGTTAGACATGCATATTCCTCGACTTTATTTTGTCTTTTGAGGTCCATCTGCTACGAAGATAAATTAAGATTTCTTGTATAAAGAGACCTTTAGGACTGTTGGGGTGTGAAATGTAGCAGTCATCATTCCCTGTTTGCACCTAGTTTGTTGTTCTGGAATAGAGTGATAAGCTCGATATCTCTTCGTCCGTAAAATATTGTCTTGTTGGTTCGTGCAGCTAGGACGGAAGTTTTCGCAGCCCCCTGCTGAAGATACACATTATATCAGAACCAGATCAATGCTGTCAAGCCTTGGCCTGCAAAATTATGAAAAGAATTTCAAGAAAGGGTTGTTGACAGACAGCACTTTACCATTGCTCACTGATAGGCAAGATACATTGCATCAAGTAACTGTATTAATCCTATCCATTTCTCATTATTAAACCTCATGCGTTCTCCATTTTGCAGTGCTCTTAGAGATGTGAGGATCCCTCCTGGGCCAAGGCTTCTAATTCTTGATCAGATACAGAGGTGAAATAATGCTTCATGCTAATTAACTTTCTGCTGAACTCTTTTAGTGAATGAAATCATTTAAATAGTCTGTTGGAACTTTTTGCTCTAGGGATCCGGAACTCAGAAAGAGACAAGGATGAACTCACTGCTATTACAGTTGCAAGTTGCAAAAGATTAAATTTTCCTTTGTGGGAATGAGATTTGTATTCAGTATTTTGAGAAATAGTGACAGTTTCATAGTACTATGCTTTATAAAGTTGCAATGAACTAGGCCATTATGGAACTTCTTTGATATATAGCTGCTTCCCAGCATTATATGATGTGCTACAGTTTGCTTAATTTAGTTTCCTAACCCCCCACCCCCTTACTCCCAGCTTTGGAGGCTTATGTTCAAGTGTAGAAGGGTGAAGGGGCAGATTCACTATTCGTCAAGCTTTTGAGCTGGAAACATCAGATTTGTCCattatttaagaaaaaaagaagaaaattggaGATAATCTTTTCTGGTGCATGAATAAAACTTTAACTTCTCTTGACAAATTTGCTAGTTAAGATTTCAGCAATTCctgattttattttcttgtttactgCTATTCTTTCAAAATATGAATAACAGTCTACTGAGGTGAATATGAGATATCAGCTAAAACTTGCTCAAAAAATTTTCTGAAATTATTCCATAGGTGCAGATAATTTTTGCTATTCCTTATCAAGTGCGTGTGTATTTGTAAGTCAGTCATGCCACCATATGTTGAATTGTCCATTGTGGTACCTGGGAAGTAGGAGATTTGGTCTCCTTATATGATCTCGATCTCTTATCATGGTGtcaagaaataaatgcggaataaTCCTTCCTTTCAAATATTGGGGTTGAGACCTCACAAGAGGGTGGAAAAATCATTCGCATGTATTGGGTCTGCCTTCGAAAAAAAACAACATTGACACAGTAGGCTGCAGAATCACATGTGTAGAAATCTGATGAGGTATACTTATCAAAGCTGTCAAAGGCAGAAGCAGTTTATCGATTAATCTTGCTGACTTTGATATTCTTTATTGTTTGATTTGGCAACAGAAAGAGACTAATTTAAAGTTATTAGGGCAGAAACCGTTAGATCAACCTTGCTTACGTTGATCTTCTTTTGGTGTTTGATTTGGCGAAAGAAAGAGAATACAGCTCTCCATTTGATTTCATTCTCAACGTAAGGAGATGTACTAACGATTATGAAAGTTCATTTCAATACAGATAATTTTTCTTTACGGTCTGTCCATTTCAGCGCACTTTCTTTAACACATTTTAACCCAACACTAAAATTGAAAGATGGCATGATATCGTGTTACTCTCTACCTTTAGTTTCACAACTCACACCACCCCTGGACTAATTAAGAGGTGAAATTACTGATTTGGCACTACAGACCTTTTCGGCACCGGGCATAATGTTTACCATTATCGCGGAATTGAGGAGAAGAGAACAGAAGAATatagatcaagagaaaacaacatgATCTAAATGAACACAAAATATCACCATTACACCCcggaaaagaaagaagaaagaaaggttAATATACACCAAAGAAGAAGGCAAAAAGAAAAAGGTCAATATACACCACAATTCTAAGTTCCTAATCTTACATTTCGTCATTTACATGGAGCCAAAAACCAACCCCACAATAAAAACCGGCCGCCAACAATACACAACAGCCATATATCAAACATcaaatgaatttttttaaaaaggctATCTATGTCAatcggaaaaagaaaaaaaataaattaaacacacacacccagaaaactgaaaaggaaCAAGCTAAGGCTTATGTGCATAATGTTACAGGCATGGCTCTTCCAATTTCCCCTACAATCATTGGGAATTTGGGACGGTAATGGAAGCTGATTCGAGAAGTTTTTGGGCCAAAGAGAGTTGATCCATCAACTGGACGACACGTGTCCTGTAGGTCCGAGCCTGATCAACAGCCTCGGCCTCAACTTCACCAAGCTGAGAGCAAAGTCGCTCCTCAGCCTCCTCCGCCACCCTCAGCCTTTCCCATGTTTTCTGCAATTCCTGCTTCATTTTCTCTTCCCTCTCAATGCTCTTTTTTAATTCTGTCTCCAACTCCTCGTTTCTTCTTCTGAGCACCTCGCTCTCCGGCACGACGGAGATGTCACGGCGATGGGGCTTTGTTTGGTTAGAAAGCACAGCAATTGTCGAAAACATGTTGAAAGAAATAGCAGTAGTTGAGAAAATGGAGAAAATGGTGGAACTATAAAATTTGCTATTAAAACTGAGGCAATAGAAACAGAAATGCAAAGGTGATTAATTTGTGAGGAATATTGTTGAGTTGCAGGAGTCATATATAGCCCCAAATTGCGTATGTCCGGGTTCAATGTATCTaccacctttttttttttttttttaaactcagTATTTTGGGTTTCTAATTTTAAACCATTAATTAATTCAGGAGATTATTAATTCCTGTTACGATCTCATCCATATTATATGTCTTTTAAATATTCGTAATATTAGTATATTACAACATCAGAGTTATGTCCAAGCTCAATGTATCTAGCACCGTCAAGCATTTTTGGTTTGTACACAATTTTTTGGGTTTCTAATTTAAAACTATCAATTAATCCAGGGGCTTATTACGTAAGACAATACTAAGGCTCTACCCTTGACTTAAATTTGTGGACTACGTTATTTTATGTCAGTTTTAAATTGCGATGTTGAGGGTCGGCCGTGTCCTTTCCAGATTTATTTTCCCCATTGCCtccaatttatttttttatttatattcagTGATGAAGAAGAACTAACAAAAGAAGAACACAGAGAAATGGGAATTTCTAGGTATTTGACTTCCGTTTTATATAAAATCCACCTCTTTATGTTGCCATTGTCATAGTCGGCATTTTAGATGTCCTTTGGACGACTTCttgctaatattttgcaaagGAATTGACTTGGCactaaattgaagaaaatttagaCAGTGTAATTAGGGTGTTTTTGTTtcctgaaaataaaaaataaaataacagaacGAAATTCTGGAACTCTAGCTCGCAATTCTTGCCCTGTCTCTTGGCTTTCTCAAACCAAGAAGTACCCCTTCTTGctctaaaaaaaaaataaaaagctaagGTCTGTTGGCTTTGTTAAGTTTAGAATTTTAACAATGTTCAATAATCTAAAAGAATCCTTGACTAATGACATCTCCTTGTGTGCAGATTTGGTAAGCAATGATGTTAGTAAAAGGAAAGCAGATCCTATTCAACGGCTATGTATTTTGAACTTTGTTTTACATGGAAAATGAATCAATCAATCAAAGAACAAAGAAGGAAAGTCACTTAGTCAGCCTTGTCAAAGATTCTCAAGCGTGCAAGAATGGGAAAAGATCCAATCAAGGATAGAGATCAAATCCAGAAAAATCTCCAGAAGCTCAAATCAAGGAGGAATGGAGGAAGCAATTCATCAAGATTGAGAATGAATCTAGCTACCATTTTAAGCTAGATTCATGAGGCTACCCTTGGGTCTTTCTCTTAGATGTATATGCCTCACAAGAAAATAACTCCTAAAATTGCTGCCATACAATCCCAGAAGACAAGGAGACAGAAGACTCGTCAAGCTATAAAGGAAGAAGCAGAAGAACATCCACAAACACGTAACTACATCATATGTTTCTAAACCTTTCTAATTCTTAGTACAGATATTGTATTCTTGAGTCTACAAGTGTCACAAAAGATATGAAGAGTTAGAACACAAAACGAGAGTTGTGTCAACATTGAAAAGAATCACTGTTGCTGTATATCGTTGGTAGTGAACGTACTAAAACCATCATTACTGTAAACTTTCATCAAAGATCTAAGAGAACCTttgtgacccaagggaactgGACGTAGGTACCACACCGGTACTGAACTAGTATAAAAACTGTTGTGTCTTCTTTACCTTCCCGTTCCCTTAGTTTATCTCTATTGAAATCAATCACTGCGCAAGGTCTAAGTCGACTAAACTCATACTTAGTCAACTAAGATTTTTAAATCGATTACAATTCACCCCTTCTTGTACTTTTAATTGGTATCAGAGAAGGACTCACGAATATTGCTTAACAACAAGTGAGGAAAAGATCATGGCATCCAATACAGTCGTTAGAGCACTATTTCAAGAAGGAACATCTCAATTACGACCCCCGTACTTCAATGGTCAGTACTTCTCTCACTCGAAAGTGCGCATGGAGAGCTACACTATGTCATATAACATTATAGTTTGGCGtgtaataaaaaagaaaaatcttcCAATTTCGCCAAAGAAGGATGCAAACGGTCAAATTATAGTATCATCTGATCCTCTTGATTTAGATGGTTATACTGAACAACAATCTGCCGTTATTCAAGTAAAGGCCAAAGCAAAAAATCTGATGTACAATGCTATCAGCGGGGAAGAATACGAAAAAAATATCAAGCTGTGAAACTGCAAAAGAAATGTGGGGTAAGTTAGAAGTCACATATGAAGGAAccaacaaagtgaaagaaacaAGGGTAAATCTCTTGGTTCGAGACTATGAACTATTTTAAATGAAGGATGGAGAATCAATGGAGGAAATATTTTCTAGATTTAGCAAGATCATTAGAGACTTAAAATCATTTGGTAGACCAATCAAAAGTAGGGAACAAGTCAGAAAAATTCTGAGAAGTCTTCCCACAATCTGGCAACCCAAAGTCATTGCACTGGAATGTCAGGATCTTGACAAAATGTCCTATGATGAACTTAGAGGTGATCTAATTGTGTTTGAGAAAACACACTTAGACAGGCAAGttcaacaagaaaagaagaagacgATTGCATTCAAACCAATTGTGGCTGAAtttgaaaatgaagaagaaggaagaTGAGGAGAACAAGATGAAAACATAGCTATGCTTTCCAAAGTTGTAACAAGCATGATGAGGAAAAACAGAAATAGTAAAAAGGATAAATCAAATTTCAAAAAGGGAAGATGAACAATGATAATGACAAAAATGATGGAAGATGCTACGAGTGTGGAAAACATGGACACATTCAAGCTAAATGCCCTGAACTGAAAAAGAAACTAAGCAGGAACTTTCAGAAGAAGAAGTTTTTTGGAGCTTGAAGTGATGAAGAAGAATCTGATCACGGAAAAATTGCCAATATGTGTTTCATGGCCATGAAAGAAGATAGCAATGAGGACTCAGGTGAACTTGGTCTCATGTCAGACGAAGGAACAAGTAAGGTACGTCTTCCTACATGTCCTAACTATTATGAACTCCAAGAATTTATTGATATTGCTCTTGCAGATATTGAGAAAGTTCTAAATGAACTTAGAAAAAtcaaaagataaaagaaagacTAGGCTTTGAAGTTGGAAGTGTGTGAAATTGAGAGAGATATGCTTCCAGATAAAGTTTGTTAGATTGAATCAGATTGCTCCTCATACATCTCGGACTAGAACTAGAAATCTTTCTGTATGTACTTATTGTGGCAAAAATGATCACAACACTAACCAATGCATGATTAAAATAAGAGGAAAAAAGGCTATGAAAATTCCAATAACCCCTCTTGTTCTTATTGCAGAAAATTCGGTCACACTTCTAACCATTGTACGTTCAAGAACAACAAGTTAAGAACCACAATAAAATGGAGTGGTAGAACGTAAAAATAGAACCTTGCAAGATAAGAAAAGAACTATGATTGTGAAAATTTCTTTTCCACACCATTTTTGGTTAGAAGCTGTAAGCACAACATGTCACATCATCAACAAATGCCTAATTCGACCAATTCTCAAGAATActccatatgaactatggaaaggaaAAATGCAAAGTCCAGTGAATATTTGGCTTTAAATATACTAATTACTAGCTTAATAACGTGATTTTAGTGACACAACTAAGTTTAGGATGTCACATTgaattatgaaaaaaaaaattgttagaACATGAATACAATTATTTGGTGTATAGCTCGGAAGAATAATAAAATAGCGAGATCACAGTCATATTCGAGGTTCTTAAATTAATTTGTAGCAGCAGTTTTTATGATTATAAATATTACATAAGTGTTGATTAATGAAGCATATAACAAGGGATATGAGTATAAGTGGCGGTGGGCCCAATGGGGTCTTAATTATTTTTAGAGTGGGAACTT
Encoded proteins:
- the LOC104088939 gene encoding protein RESPONSE TO LOW SULFUR 3-like, with the translated sequence MFSTIAVLSNQTKPHRRDISVVPESEVLRRRNEELETELKKSIEREEKMKQELQKTWERLRVAEEAEERLCSQLGEVEAEAVDQARTYRTRVVQLMDQLSLAQKLLESASITVPNSQ
- the LOC104088938 gene encoding chloroplastic import inner membrane translocase subunit HP30-2, translating into MGEGKQGVMVVEMPNSSSSQNPIAQLQNKFKELEIGFKGWLAKQSLPVEAAVVTATSGLQGAAIGGFMGTLTQDVSSSLPTPPPAANLNPQAMASFQQAQALAGGPLVQARNFAVMTGVNAGISCVLKRIRGKEDVQSSMAAAFGSGALFSLVSGMGGPNPVPNALTSGIFFALVQGGLFELGRKFSQPPAEDTHYIRTRSMLSSLGLQNYEKNFKKGLLTDSTLPLLTDSALRDVRIPPGPRLLILDQIQRDPELRKRQG